The following are encoded together in the Anopheles nili chromosome 3, idAnoNiliSN_F5_01, whole genome shotgun sequence genome:
- the LOC128726616 gene encoding uncharacterized protein LOC128726616, whose product MSSGRSAEMANILDFNSNIQSYFISSTYGNETLVNRCLEQLASASTVHPAFDVSVYECNVFFVNLQKLLSHSMKKSNLLWSVISVLEGAVTNDETRVALVQKFRFLPVVSLLLLEVHTPEQQKRVLSLLHHLSYGASNYGQEMFIERLFQKLLALIEQNHQKQERCEVAQLALSILVNLCHRNLSTTFVLTRNTNISGFCKQIKKFGLLACKMYIILEQNDYMKEVDLHYLLRMSFEEVRLMLASQNSFSLRHVVDFLRYVRSLSGTREGQPAKAAVTDEYFNRDLRDFLQEIEKYWENHELTNGTAEGPKKKSKIKTYPRKRPSCEGLFEILECIVLLKPDDQELCRKVCEFDPTKLINNARDDRSKAVDLLRTIMEKNPQNTAFAESCKTVLASLMAMIANNDDDRLAVAFARFLTTIVKTLNTSDETMNEASEHFYQHLFGSMLSQSRSSTAFDYALADGPVRVYLWALHAFNELANLCPTVWYAKLTNLLKQKPIQFLIAKGLTGGNDVELLEALLQVTASVDFPKHDLARMIEMLKSSVPTLEADVSTLSRANGSTHHIQPPTEYTFLRTFGRDLEERIDKVVVQMQDAIAAGLISDVEKSEIVEFYTYKINMQANLMNDLRNSWESTTSQITTLMHQNQLLMAEIDKIQKKSLPLLLKESALENENRLLERELVQMKTVAATYDKKTSQMKQELADYVKKYCEKSQKCSALVKEIENLRTRDDNYEKENKRLQVELAAMTKNSDDARKLLKLGEEDRQKLTEQRDAERKQFECKIREREREISKRNDLVQQLEQTLVQRDRTIETIDTDVKELRTKLKDREDRIAQVEAELKENEKIQQAIYSLMNKNKK is encoded by the exons ATGAGTTCAGGACGCTCGGCAGAAATGGCCAATATTTTAGATTTCAACAGCAATATTCAGTCCTATTTCATTAGCAGTACCTATGGCAATGAAACGCTCGTGAACAGATGTCTGGAG CAACTGGCGTCCGCAAGTACCGTGCATCCTGCGTTCGATGTGTCCGTGTACGAATGTAATGTATTCTTCGTGAATCTACAAAAACTCCTGAGCCATAGCATGAAAAAGAGTAACTTGCTGTGGTCCGTCATAAGTGTGCTCGAGGGGGCGGTGACGAATGACGAAACCCGGGTGGCGCTGGTTCAAAAGTTCCGGTTCTTACCAGTCGTATCGCTGCTGCTATTGGAAGTTCACACCCCGGAGCAACAAAAGCGAGTCCTTTCGCTGCTGCATCACCTTTCCTACGGTGCCTCAAACTATGGCCAAGAGATGTTCATCGAGAGACTGTTTCAAAAGCTGCTTGCCCTGATCGAACAGAACCACCAAAAGCAGGAGCGTTGCGAGGTGGCCCAGCTCGCCCTTTCGATATTGGTTAACCTGTGCCACCGGAATCTATCGACGACTTTCGTGCTGACCAGAAACACCAACATTTCCGGGTTCTGCAAACAGATCAAAAAGTTCGGCTTACTAGCGTGTAAAATGTACATCATCTTAGAGCAGAACGACTACATGAAGGAAGTCGATCTGCACTATCTGCTGCGCATGAGCTTCGAAGAGGTGCGACTGATGCTGGCCTCACAGAATAGCTTCAGCTTGCGGCACGTCGTTGATTTCCTGCGCTACGTTCGATCGTTAAGCGGCACCCGGGAAGGCCAACCGGCAAAGGCCGCTGTGACGGATGAGTATTTCAATCGAGACCTGAGAGATTTTCTACAAGAAATTGAAAAGTATTGGGAGAATCATGAACTCACGAACGGTACGGCTGAAGGACcgaagaaaaaatccaaaatcaaaacatatcCGCGAAAGCGTCCGTCGTGTGAGGGATTGTTTGAAATCCTGGAGTGCATCGTCCTGCTGAAACCGGACGACCAAGAGCTTTGCCGCAAAGTTTGCGAATTCGACCCTACGAAGCTGATCAACAACGCGCGAGATGATCGCTCGAAGGCAGTCGATCTGTTGCGAACGATCATGGAAAAGAACCCCCAGAATACTGCCTTCGCGGAAAGCTGCAAAACCGTGCTTGCCAGCTTGATGGCGATGATTGcgaacaacgacgacgatcggCTAGCGGTTGCGTTCGCGAGATTCTTGACAACGATCGTTAAAACGCTAAACACTAGCGATGAAACGATGAACGAAGCATCGGAGCATTTCTACCAGCACCTGTTTGGCAGCATGCTGAGTCAATCGCGCTCGTCCACTGCGTTTGATTACGCGCTCGCAGACGGACCTGTCCGTGTGTACCTGTGGGCGTTGCATGCGTTCAACGAGCTAGCCAACCTCTGCCCGACCGTCTGGTATGCGAAACTTACGAATCTGCTTAAGCAGAAACCCATCCAGTTTCTCATCGCCAAAGGGCTGACTGGTGGCAACGATGTGGAGCTGCTAGAGGCGTTACTTCAGGTGACGGCATCGGTCGATTTCCCCAAACATGACTTAGCGCGGATGATCGAAATGTTAAAATCAAGCGTCCCAACGCTAGAAGCGGACGTTTCCACATTGAGCAGAGCTAACGGGAGCACACACCACATCCAGCCACCGACGGAGTACACGTTCCTTCGCACGTTCGGCAGAGACCTGGAGGAGCGCATCGACAAGGTCGTGGTGCAGATGCAGGACGCGATTGCTGCTGGGTTGATAAGTGATGTGGAAAAGTCCGAAATCGTCGAGTTTTACACGTACAAGATAAACATGCAGGCGAATCTGATGAATGATTTACGCAACAGCTGGGAATCGACGACATCGCAAATCACCACACTGATGCACCAAAACCAGCTGCTGATGGCGGAGATCgacaaaattcaaaagaaaAGCTTGCCACTCTTGCTGAAGGAGTCCGC CTTGGAAAACGAGAACCGTCTGCTGGAGCGAGAGCTGGTGCAGATGAAAACCGTGGCAGCAACGtacgataaaaaaacgagTCAGATGAAGCAAGAGCTGGCGGACTACGTAAAGAAATACTGCGAAAAGAGCCAAAAGTGTTCGGCGCTGGTGAAGGAAATCGAAAATCTGCGCACACGGGACGATAATtacgagaaggaaaacaagcGACTTCAGGTggagctggcagcgatg ACAAAAAATAGTGACGATGCGCGAAAGCTGTTGAAACTCGGCGAGGAAGACCGGCAAAAGCTCACCGAGCAGCGCGATGCCGAGCGCAAACAGTTTGAATGTAAGATTCGTGAACGTGAGCGAGAAATTTCGAAACGGAACGATCTCGTACAGCAACTGGAACAGACGCTTGTTCAGCGTGATAGaacgatcgaaacgatcgataCGGACGTTAAGGAGTTGCGGACGAAATTGAAGGACCGAGAGGATCGAATTGCACAAGTGGAAGCTGagctgaaggaaaacgaaaagataCAGCAAGCGATCTACAGTCTGatgaacaagaacaaaaaataa